One genomic segment of Terriglobia bacterium includes these proteins:
- a CDS encoding serine/threonine-protein kinase has product MESKVEQERLQRIQTIYSQTSPLPPAERKAFLDRACAGNESVRSEVESLLACDSEAETFLDKPAMRFAAESLAAEGAGLLTGRMLGRYQLLGLAGRGGMGDVYCSVDPHLNRLVAVKILPAYLAGDPERFRRFQEEARAIAAMSHPHICILHDAGNDGDTHYLVFEYLVGEALSDRLAQGPLPLTDALRYLIQIAEALEHAHQQAIVHHDLKPQNIMLTRSGVKVLDFGMSGAGTPAYLAPEQTEGRPTDARTDIFAFGLLAREMTAGAAPPALQDVIARSLARQPEERWQSISDVLEILRRI; this is encoded by the coding sequence ATGGAGTCAAAGGTGGAACAGGAACGCCTGCAGCGGATTCAGACAATTTATAGCCAGACGTCGCCGCTGCCGCCGGCAGAACGCAAGGCGTTTCTCGACCGTGCCTGCGCCGGCAACGAGTCCGTGCGCTCGGAAGTCGAATCGCTGTTGGCATGCGACAGTGAGGCGGAAACATTTCTCGACAAGCCTGCGATGCGCTTTGCGGCCGAATCTCTCGCCGCTGAAGGCGCCGGATTGCTGACCGGCCGCATGCTCGGCCGGTATCAGCTCCTCGGTCTCGCGGGGCGTGGGGGCATGGGCGATGTCTATTGCTCCGTCGATCCCCATCTTAACCGGCTCGTCGCGGTCAAGATCCTGCCCGCATATCTCGCCGGCGATCCCGAACGATTCCGCCGCTTCCAGGAGGAAGCCCGCGCGATCGCGGCCATGAGTCATCCACACATTTGCATCCTGCACGATGCCGGCAACGACGGGGATACGCACTACCTGGTCTTCGAATATCTCGTCGGAGAGGCGCTCTCGGATCGTCTCGCACAGGGACCGCTGCCGCTAACCGACGCGCTCCGTTACCTGATTCAGATCGCCGAAGCGCTCGAACACGCTCATCAACAAGCGATCGTTCATCACGATCTGAAGCCGCAGAACATCATGCTGACGCGAAGCGGGGTAAAGGTTCTCGACTTCGGGATGTCGGGAGCAGGAACGCCGGCCTACCTGGCGCCCGAGCAGACGGAAGGCCGCCCCACCGACGCGCGCACCGACATCTTCGCCTTCGGCTTGCTTGCGCGCGAGATGACTGCGGGAGCCGCGCCGCCGGCCTTGCAGGACGTCATCGCCAGATCCCTCGCGCGCCAGCCGGAAGAACGATGGCAATCGATTTCGGACGTACTGGAAATTCTGCGGCGGATTTGA